The Primulina tabacum isolate GXHZ01 chromosome 1, ASM2559414v2, whole genome shotgun sequence genome contains the following window.
gagcatcctgttgctcatgtacatacacataatggattggctgaatcattgattaaacgtctgcaaatgattgctagaccaattattatgaaaacaaagctctttatttctatatggggacatgcaattttacacgctgcttcattaattcgcatcagaccaagtgcatatcataaatactccccattgcagcttgcatttggtaaagaaccagacatttttcatctgagaatttttggatgtatggtgtatgtgtctattgcaccaccgcaacgaaagaaaatgggacctcaaagaaaggttggaatttatatcggttatgatagtccatcaatcattcgatatattgaacctcagacaggcgacgtgttcacagcacattttgctgattgtcattttgatgaagaaatcttcccaatgttagggggagaacagaaacataccgaaaaagaaattacattgtatgtatcatcattgttacatctggatccaagaacaaaacaatgtgaaaaagatgtttACACACATTTCCTACCTAAACCGAAATCTTTTTTGCATTACCCACTAGTGAATCACAACAGAGATGTGTGTGTGATCAAATATTTAAGTAAGGCTAATTTCGTAACATtacacaaaaaataataaaatggaTTGGAGTATCAATATAATAATCTCGTAATAACAATTATAATATGCaaaaatgataattttcttTTAGAGAAATATCTAGTGAGTGCGTACAACTAAATTATTAAGATTTCATATCAACTGGATTTCGTTAGCTGAAAAAGTATAATTTAACCGTCATCACATTTCACAGCTCATTTCAAATAGATACTTAAAGTTATGATTCAATGGAAATTATGGATAGAgtgttttaatttgaaaatctcATTCGATAATTTCACTTATTTTTTAATTGAgaatgtctcttgtgagacgatgtCACATATATTTATTCGTGAGATTAATTAACCCtgcacatatttataataaaaattaataattttgacataaaaataatacattttcatGGTTAACTAacacaaaattgactcgtgagtCTGTCTCatatgagttttttttttttttaaaaaagaaaaaagttcAAGTTCTTGTCTACaaaatttttggttgatttttttttttttatgaaacaaAGGGTATAAAAGACCATTGATTTTTATACGGGCAATTTTGCGGTTTTTCCTGGGAATTTTTAGGACGGTATAAAATGATATCCGTATTTAAATATGTATACATATGTTTGATGTTATAATATCtttttatgattataattacaaaaaaatgacacaaataaaagtttttttaaaataataaatttttttcaaagtttATAGACTAATACATTTATTAGTTGTTATTATTTTCTCATATAAAAGGCTCTCATTCTATTTTAGGAAACATTATTGAATATAAGAAATCAAACAATTACATCTATAATTTATCaccaatttttgacaatatcatattttaaaatgagtcaTCGTCGATGGATCATTGAAAATGGGTAAAGTCCAGCCCAATTGAGTATTACCGGAAAGGCCCAAACCCAAACAACACCAATTGGCACCACAAGAATCCGCCATTACTGCGGCTTCGAGCTCCATCAAACCTAATCGAATCTTTTCTGCAAACCCTAGGAAGGAGAGCGAAGGAAAATGGGAAGTAGATTGGGCAGAAGAGTGGTGAGCTTTGCCAACATACCCATAAAACTCCTCATGCCTTCGTCCTTTTCCAACATTTCGGAAATCGCTCTCAAAACCATCCCCTCTGTTTCCAAGGTCAGCTCACGATTTGGAAGGTAAAATGGAAGAACTGCTGTTATTTACCGTTCTAATTTCTTGTGTATTTTGGTTTTGCAGATCGAGATTAAGAGGGTTTTGGAATCTCTGTACGGATTCGAAGTGGAGAAAGTGGAAACACTTAATATGCTTGGGAAGAAGAAGAAGCGGGGCGGATTGTTGATCGCCAGGCCCGATTACAAGAAAGCTTACGTCACCCTGAAGAACCCGTTGTCTATAAGTCCGGATCTTTTCCCGATCAAGGTGATCGAGGAGGAGAGAAGGAATATGAACAAGCAGTCGAAATCGAGCATTGTGGAGGATCCGGAAGCTGTGAAGAAGTCGCATTGGCTCGACGAGAGGAAGGATAACGGGATGTCTAATAGGGGTAGGAAAGCAGGGAACCGACGCAATGCCGGCCGCGATACTCGGCCGGCTGTCGCTAGCTCAGATGCAAAGTTTCCATGGAGCAGCATGAAGCCATTTGGGAGGTAATGCAATTTGTTTCTTGTTTTCAAGTTCCGGAGATAGATGAATTCGATGATCACGTAGATGTTCATGTGATGATTTGAAACAATTACTCGGTTCCAGATCGTTTTTTGTTGAGTGTGCTCATAGTTTCCCTAATTCGCAGTAATACGGATGTCTATAGAAGATTGAAAACATCTTCTAATAGCTGTGAAAGCAATGATGATAAGTGATGAATCTGCCATGTTCATTCTTTCATTTAAGATGCTCTGTTGATAGTATTTTGTTTTTGGAAACTCTTCAGGGATAAATTTTTGTTAGATTTATCAGGAAATGTATTACTTTATGTGAAAGCTAGATGATGAATGCATGACCAAACCGCAGGTAACGGCGCAACTCAAAATTTCAATATCATAAATTGACGCTTTCAACGAGGTAATTGTTATGCCCTATAGTTCTCTACTTGTAATACAAAGGAAATGAACTTGTAGCCTTTGACTCTGATGCAGATTTCAGAACCGAGCCTTGGTTGTTGttacataaaaaattaataaccaATGTATACGGtgtaattcaaatattttgaaatgcTGAGTAACTGATGTAACATATTTGGGTTGTTGATCGCAAATGGCAATCATGGTGAATAGTTGGGGCGATCATTGTCCTCCAGTAATGATTTATCATGTTATCTCAGCTTTCATTAGTTAATGACTTAATTCAGACCATGAGGTTTTACATTGAATGTGGCTTACTTATTCTTCATCTTCCTAATCTCCAACATGTTTAGACCACCGTATTCTTGTTGTAGCTTTGAGTTCTCTCTCTGCAGTTCAGCCGTTGTCTCATTGTTAGTTCAAGTTCTAGTTTGATGTTTGATCTCGTTACATGTACATCAAGAACCACACCTCTCTGAGAATACTACCAGCATGCGTCCTTCTCCCTCTGCATTTTAAAATCTCGCCCGGTGTTACTTAAATCTTTTCTATTCTACTCCAGCAAATTGCAAGAATAATCTTTTTGAAGTTTTGATAACACTGGCGACCGTCAAAATGCATGAAAAAATTTGTGTCATCCAAGTTTGAACTTGCCTACACAGACGATACCATGTTCTCATTTCGATGAGTGATTCAATCATGCAGGGCACATGATCATGTTGGTGCTTCCATTTTGCAAGTGAATAAAACACATCCAATCATGTATAAAACAGGAGATACATCTTACCAAGGATTGGTTTGGGTGCTTCGTTAATCGTGGAGTTTCGATTTGGGTAAACGTTTTACAGTAATTTTGAGAATCATGAGATGAATTCTAGGCTGCTTTGAAATCCTAACGTGGTATCATATTATTGAATGGATATCATTGACATATGACCATTTTTTTGGAAATTCAATGTAAATTTCCTACACAATCgacaacaaaaaaatataaataacaatttcttgaatttttagTGATACTTTCTCTTGCAGgagcataatgataataataatcaagaaaaaaagaACAAGTTAAATTTACATCGTTTGAGAATAACTTTTTACTCGAAAAATTAATGATAATCCAATATTATCCACTTCAGCCAATGGTCGTTAAATTTTATGGCAACTAGTATTTAAGACCCACGtgtaaacaaaaaaaattaggtTAAATAAAACATAACCTCTTATGGtcttatgtaatttttttttttttttgggtcttatgtaaaattaatgatttttgcCAAAGATCCGTATGGTTTTGGGTTCAGATCTCGTCAGTGTGCAATAATGGTAATTGGTAGATGGAAATTTCTCCGACCTACAttgtataaaaaattatttttgttgatGAGTTGTAGCCATATGATATCAAGATTTCAAAATTGAAACTAAGTTTTGTAAAAATTCCTCtcttactaaaaaaaattattatttttagttaaaaaataattatttttattattttttaaaacctaATGGGGCAAACATAGctgatttttaaaaacaaaatattgtaAAAGACATTTCCTTTAACATAGGGGATTTTatactttttttatatatttgaaaAGGTTGATACCTAAATAATAATTTGCCTTAAATTTTAATATGGTAGATGTTTTTTTATGTAATCTATGTTATTCTATTAAGTTTGAAACACTTAGAGTAACTAATTTTGGTGTaatggtctgttttaataattatatatattaataaatgttaaaattttaatgtaagttatatgtagttTAGCGAATAGAGTCAATGTTTATTGGGGTTTTAGGTTATAAGTTCAATTTTTATTgaggtaatttttttattttttaatttattttttaatttatatatcaaaattacagtgtagtccctcattatttcttataattatattttgatcctcatttaaatataaatcaaatgaattataaaaaatatattatatcaaatgaattataaaaaatatattatacaaGTATGCAACGCGTGCGTCGATGTACTAGTAATAAATAAATGACGAGACGGGATCCCAAAATTTCGTCACTTTTTTTTAATAcatcaaaattgggataataatTGAGAGATTAACATTACAGGCGAAATTAGAGGGACGAAATCGGGAAAGAAGAGAAAAACGAGGAGTGAGTCGACTGAAGCCGAATAACTAATGTTGgagccgccgccgccgccgccgccgtaTGATTTGTCGGTGGCCCCTCCGGCGTGCCCCAGCTCTCCATTCTGACACTTAAAACAATTACCAGCACATAACTCTCACATACACTTCTTTCTCTGTCTACACAAACATATATGTGTATATCTATCACCAAAGGCGTTTAATCTCCCTCAAGCAACGAATCGATACATTTCCACATTTACATTACGTTTGAGATAGAGAGAGACTAGCAAAACACCCTTCACAGTCCATGCCATTGACTTCTTCTCTCTCTCTACGTTAATTACAGTGCAATTCCTTCAGCTGAGCAGAGAAATCGGATCATTCCTCCACAATCTAAAAAGGGATCTCTAGATTACTCTTTCTGTAGAACCCAATGACAATCCATATTGTGCTGTTGCTCTAGTTGTTTGCTGCATTAGTTCTACGTGtaaagatttcatttttttgCATTCGGGAACACTCTGATCTAGTTTGTTGGGCGAAATTGCGCGAGATTTCAAAAGGGTACGCACCTCTACTCTGTAGGATGGTAATTGTTTGATTTCAAGGCTAAAGTCAGCTTATTTTCTTCAAGTCAATCAGTTCATTAGCTACTCATCGTCTCTACTTTAGTATTGGATTCGCGCATGCGATTGCTGCGAGATATTTTGGCAAAGTACTTGAATTGAAGTTATGGATATTTTATATGTGCTCATTCATGGAGCTAGAAATTTTCAGATTCCAGTGGTTTCTAGATTTTCGTTTGTTGAACTTGTCTTGTACTTGGTTGACCCCTCGATCTGAGAGGCCGCTGTCATTAtagcttgttcttgtttctttcttGGGTGGTCAGATCTGAAGTTAAGATCTCGGGATCACAGCAAAGCTGGCGGCGACACTGGCTTGGCGGGTTGCTGCTCCCCATGGCAGCACGCTTTCCCCAAATGACCAGGTAAAAATCTGTTGGCAGCAACGAGCCTAATGATTTGCGGTAGTGAACTCTGTAGACTGTAACATGCTGGTCTGGTGATCTAAAATCCAATGAGTATCCCTTGTGCAATATTTGCATGAATGTTATAATGTAGTCTGACCATTGTGGTTCTTATATTGAATAAAATGCGACCATATAGATTTTGAAGCGTTAATCTTTGCTTGCTTACTCATCGCAGTAGAATTTCACGATCATTACGATTCTCCTGAAAATAGTccattatttaatatttgtgATTTGTCTTGTAAATGTATCAATACAGTATAACAATCAAAGAGAGCAGTTGATCATGCAAAAGTAAAAGTTTAATATACCTGTCATCCTTGTTTTAAACTATTCTATGGATTTTTGAGATTAGAGTTGATTAGGTGCTTTTATTTCTTTTCTGTAACATATACTTCAAAGCCTAGCAATTTGAATAATTTCCACCCTGTTGTTTACTTAGAGTTAGATCAACTTTCCATCTGAAAGATCAACTAATGACGCTGTTTTGCTTGTTAACTATCTCGAACTGAATTTATGCTATTCGACCATTTCAATCATTGCTTTTTCCTGGAAAACCTTGCACTCTTTTCTAAATATATACAAGTAGCAGTCGTTCCATGTTGTTTCCAAATGAATTAGATTATTTCTCGGCTTCTATTCAATTAACTGATGCATCTTTGCGAATTCTCTCTtactataattttattttattctttatacTGTAGGAGAGAAATGGAGAAGCTAAAATTCATGATTCAGAGCCTCAAACTACACATGCAGCTGTGAAACATAATTCAAGGTGTGTTGGTTTTCTTGCTTGGCCCCAGAATTCTGTTATATCCAGCTGATGTCATGATTTCTTAAACTTATAATATAATCCATATTCACGATGTGAACTGTGTGTGTGTGATGAAATTCTTCTATGCAACACTAGCATGGCACTTGAAACaagacttttaaaatatttttcatgttgatAGCAAGCGACTATAATGAGTAAGTCCGAGATAACTTGCTAGAGGTTATAAAAACTGATGCCATGTATAAATGTGTAGCAATTCAACTATTGAAAAATGTATGGTTTTAATTTGTAAGATATTTTTTTCCTGGTATAGAGTATGGTTAGGTTGTATTGGGATTTTTTAGTTATATTAtggttttagttttttttttataaggtTTAGATACTTGAGTCTTGAAAATGGTTTATTTCTTTTTAACTCAAAAATTACGCGGATATCAATGTTACCCAAAATTCTTCACTCACATTCATTTGTTGTAGTACATCTATGAAGAATTAATTATGACCCCACACTCAGATTCTATCCTTTATTATTAAGTAACAACATTTAACATTATAGCCATTGTTATTCATCAAATGAGACTTCCATGGTCACTTAAGTGCTAGAAATTACCGACGACACTAATTTAGATGAGAATTTAGTCAGGTGGCCCGTGGCCCGTGGCTGGAACTATATTGAAGTTAGTGAAAACTATAACATTTGTGAAGTTCCATATGGAATTGTTGTCACCTAGATTTATTGCTTTAGCTGAGTGAACTTCAAGATCCTAGTTTAATTTTCCGATTAACATGCATGGTGTAACTTTATCTTTGATATTACATGTGTCAGTGGTATTACATACAAAGTATTACTTCAGATGAAAAAAATAGTATCATTTATCTACTGTCCTGCTCAGCTATGAAATTTTTTGTTCACGTTTCTGTTCGATGTCATTAGGTGGATTTTTGTCTGGTTAAATCTAATGATGATGATAATGCTCCACAATCCTATTTATCAGCAGGGATAGGAGTAGCATGGATGATTCAGATGGGACATTAGCAACTGTTGCACAATGCATTGAGCAGTTGCGCCAGAAGTCCTCATCACCACAAGAAAAAGAGGATTCCTTGGGGGAGTTACTCGAGCTAATAACTACACGAGAAAATGCTTTCAGTGCAGTGGGATCTCATTCTCAAGCTGTTCCAGTACTTGTCTCTCTACTTCGATCTGGATCACTTGAGATAAAGATACAGGCAGCTACCGTCTTAGGTTCTCTGTGCCAAGAGACTGAATTAAGGGTCAAAGTATTACTTGGAGGTTGCATTCCACCATTGCTTGGTCTTCTCAAGTCAAACTCCGCAGAAGGTCAAATTGCAGCGGCAAAGACAGTATATGCTGTTTCTCAAGGTGATGCCAAGGATCATGTTggctcaaaaatattttcaacggAAGGAGTTGTCCCTGTATTATGGGGGCAGTTAGAAAAGGGGCTCAAGGCTGGTAATGTGGTTGATGATTTACTAACGGGAGCTTTGCGGAATCTTTCTAACAGTACTGAGGGATTTTGGCCTGCAACAATTCAATCTGGAGGAGTTTACGTCTTAGTGAAATTGCTTACAACAGGCCAATCGAGTACTCAAGCAAATGTATGCTTTCTATTGGCATGTATGATGATGGAGGATGCATCTGTCTGTTCTAAAGTAATTGCTGCTGAGGCCACCAAACTCCTCTTAAAGCTACTTGGACCTGGCAATGAAGCTTCTGTACGAGCAGAAGCTGCAGCTGCTCTGAAATCTCTATCAGCTCAGTGCAAAGAAGCTAAACGGGAGGTTGCCAATGCCAACGGTatacctgttctgattaatgcAACTATAGCTCCTTCAAAAGAATTCATGCAGGGTGAGTTTGCCCAAGCTTTACAAGAGAATGCAATGTGTGCACTTGCTAATATATCTGGCGGTTTGTCATATGTCATCTCAAGTCTCGGCCAAAGTCTAGAATCATGTTCCTCGGCAGCACAGGTAGCCGATACGTTAGGAGCTTTAGCTTCTGCTTTGATGATATATGACAGCAAAGCAGAATACACCAGAGCGTCAGATCCCCTGGAGGTGGAGACAATATTGGTGCAACAGTTCAAACCACAGTTACCATTTTTAATTCAAGAGCGTATAATAGAAGCTCTTGCTAGTTTGTATGGAAATGCAATACTATCGAGCAAACTTTTAAATTCCGATGCTAAAAGACTGCTTGTAGGTTTGattacaatggcagccaatgaTGTTCAGGAAGAGTTGATAAAATCCCTTCTCATTCTTTGCAACAATGAAGGTAGTTTATGGCATGCCCTTCAAGGTCGTGATGGAATTCAGCTTTTGATATCTCTTCTTGGTCTTTCATCAGAACAGCAGCAAGAGTGTGCTGTTGCATTGCTATGCCTTTTATccaatgaaaatgatgaaagtAAATGGGCTATTACAGCTGCTGGTGGCATTCCTCCACTTGTTCAAATTCTTGAAACTGGTTCTGCAAAAGCTAAAGAAGACTCTGCAACGATCTTGGGAAACCTCTGTAATCATAGCGAGGATATACGTGCTTGTGTTGAAAGTGCTGATGCTGTGTCAGCCTTATTGTGGCTGCTGAAGAACGGAAGTTCTAATGGGAAGGAAATTGCGGCTAAGACCTTGAATCATTTAATTCACAAATCAGACACTGCAACAATCAGCCAGCTCAGTGCATTGTTAACCAGTGATTTGCCTGAATCTAAAGTTTATGTCTTGGATGCATTAAAAAGTTTGCTTTCCATGGCCCCTCTTAATGAAATGTTGCGTGAAGGTAGTGCAGCGAATGATGCAATTGAGACAATGCTAAAAATTTTAAGCTCCCCCAGGGAAGAGACTCAGGCAAATTCTGCTCGAGCCCTTTCTGGAATATATGATTTCCGGAAAGACTTGCGTCAGAGTAGCATTGCAGTTAAGACTCTTTGGTCAGT
Protein-coding sequences here:
- the LOC142531238 gene encoding uncharacterized protein LOC142531238 isoform X2; the encoded protein is MGSRLGRRVVSFANIPIKLLMPSSFSNISEIALKTIPSVSKIEIKRVLESLYGFEVEKVETLNMLGKKKKRGGLLIARPDYKKAYVTLKNPLSISPDLFPIKVIEEERRNMNKQSKSSIVEDPEAVKKSHWLDERKDNGMSNRGRKAGNRRNAGRDTRPAVASSDAKFPWSSMKPFGR
- the LOC142531238 gene encoding uncharacterized protein LOC142531238 isoform X3 yields the protein MGSRLGRRVVSFANIPIKLLMPSSFSNISEIALKTIPSVSKIEIKRVLESLYGFEVEKVETLNMLGKKKKRGGLLIARPDYKKAYVTLKNPLSISPDLFPIKVIEEERRNMNKQSKSSIVEDPEAVKKSHWLDERKDNGMSNRGRKAGNRRNAGRDTRPAVASSDAKFPWSSMKPFGR
- the LOC142531238 gene encoding uncharacterized protein LOC142531238 isoform X1, with product MGSRLGRRVVSFANIPIKLLMPSSFSNISEIALKTIPSVSKIEIKRVLESLYGFEVEKVETLNMLGKKKKRGGLLIARPDYKKAYVTLKNPLSISPDLFPIKVIEEERRNMNKQSKSSIVEDPEAVKKSHWLDERKDNGMSNRGRKAGNRRNAGRDTRPAVASSDAKFPWSSMKPFGRKCITLCES